One Aphidius gifuensis isolate YNYX2018 linkage group LG5, ASM1490517v1, whole genome shotgun sequence genomic region harbors:
- the LOC122858198 gene encoding uncharacterized protein LOC122858198, producing the protein MGNVLDMCTSCCKDSTTYEDLTPDAETRRQQQVAAAEKRRQEQESRGIGNVNMVKRQQQQAEEREKREQEMGNVEPGLKWQVS; encoded by the exons atgggTAATGTTTTGGATATGTGTACATCATGTTGCAAGGATTCTACTACGTATGAGGATTTAACACCTGATGCT gaAACTAGAAGACAGCAACAAGTAGCAGCTGCTGAAAAACGTAGACAAGAACAAGAATCTCGTGGAATTGGAAATGTCAATATGGTcaaacgacaacaacaacaagctgAAGAACGTGAAAAACGTGAACAAGAAATGGGAAATGTTGAGCCTGGACTCAAg tggcaAGTCAGTTAA
- the LOC122858045 gene encoding mucin-5AC-like isoform X1, with amino-acid sequence MISKGGDNVLRHKKFIVSCLILAVFLESNNYVYGIQHQHRQSNDYQCQEEGFHADPVNCNVYYRCVNWGDNSRLSKFKFECGPGTVYSESKGYICVHPRDSERPECNELTNDLDSSLHYDQSINRQTTMSSSSSWTYGSPLPSTLSPQITTSSLPNGHKKPTKNNYNNNGYPSSNNYPGMANDKPLNNRPHGSSPPSSASGSKECQEEGFKPHPKDCNKFIRCVSNGNSYQQYEFTCGEGTVWDPSANACNHAWAVNREGCGSAGSSQNGNYPTENKYDGDNDNRNNQNGYPGQNSGSNDNINDNNNEVNDPENGSNDAASNGQSGHPGSGPGVEENEHEHQGTVDEVPKPPGGLYPPPENPQEPGEENNIPSSPPGYPSQPSYPSQTFPPNEIENSSQPTQPTEPSNEMENSSQPIQPTEPSNEIDKPSQPIDKPSSGSLGPAGSCSEEGFVSDPNDCHKFYRCVQGEGSSLTKYEFTCGEGTAWDQGLLTCNYESSVSSCKGGSNDEGSKPVDNNVSTTVSTDITSTDIASNPSQTEESSMTDKNESTTQLTSTDSSDISGASGVGPNQDNGIPPEQAGGYPMPGAPSDASTTIMPSEENTSSDNSSPDTGSSTSTGSTVPDDSQNEISSMTTPESSHASTDMSGSCTEEGFFSDPQDCHKFIRCVSSGKKSFIKYSFTCGEGTAWDQNLQTCNYEASVESCGGQSSKPMNEVDSSTPETEKPTEKPPSDSSSSEMPESSSSEAPNESTTEVSSVSSSEDTNNSDATTESEPSSTTPDESTTEVTVSSSEDTNNSDVTTGSEPSTTASSETPEETPSYETGQSPDSESPSTTQAVESSSEATTSTENNVDDNSESPSTTQQTEEQTSVSSSTTTTTTTTTTENSNVDNDTSSITPAGSSESSENTPSTTPSMKPVPSNNSGKCTEEGFHPNPSNCRKFIRCVGVNKGFIKYDFDCGPGTAWDQSLLTCNYIDQVESCKSSGNPSDSGNEKPTSSDGQKPGDSGDTNKPGSNEDNKENTTTENSSVSTTPTSNDSSDCSNKKPNNTIVCNKAGFYPHPTNCAKFYRCVDNGNGFNVYYFDCPPGTNFDPSISVCNYPESIYPARDCSGSSDSGTTPSSVSKPTTQESSSSSTTDSLSSTTQKEEISTDNTETGGETTTQGGEITTVGGDVTTQGGEMTTDGGDMTTEGPDVTTQGEEMTTLSGDMTTEGGDVTTQGEEMTTQSEDVTTQSGEITTQSGEVTTQGDEGGYITPDDGITTTTETKEPGPSTEGATESSDDMTTTESSDDTPITESPPVPITKPSEETTPGEPEETTKTETSTMAAGPLDATPCPIGNLTDEQIVLKCPTGFARHPKHCSLFYQCTTESNMEIKILILRCPDNTTFDEKQIKCLPEEETDEKCTTTKHSERLFRRLAKTSIDPIKVSTASLCPDEGHYPYQKGCSNAFYKCKRDSRNSLQGYLYKCPQDYVYWSVSRRCERANRLPVCSQADYDDNQQINSWQNRTGIPIEDFNLSARMISI; translated from the exons ataattatgtTTATGGAATACAACATCAACACAGACAGTCAAATGATTATCAGTGTCAAGAAGAAGGTTTTCATGCTGATCCAGTTAATTGTAATGTTTATTATAGATGTGTTAATTGGGGTGATAATAGTCgtttaagtaaatttaaatttgaatgtgGTCCTGGTACAGTTTATTCTGAAAGTAAAGGATATATTTGTGTTCATCCACGTGATAGTGAAAGACCAGAGTGTAATGAATTGACAAATGATCTTGATTCAAGTTTACATTAtgatcaatcaattaataGACAAACTACAAtgtcttcatcatcatcatggaCATATGGATCACCATTACCAAGTACTTTATCACCTCAAATTACAACATCTTCATTGCCAAATGGACATAAAAAACcaacgaaaaataattacaataataatggatatccttcatcaaataattatccAGGAATGGCAAATGACAAGCCATTAAACAATAGACCACATGgatcatcaccaccatcatctGCCAGTGGATCAAAAGAATGTCAAGAGGAAGGTTTTAAACCTCATCCCAAGGactgtaataaatttataagatGTGTCAGTAATGGTAATTCATATCAACAATATGAATTTACATGTGGTGAAGGAACTGTTTGGGATCCTTCAGCAAATGCATGTAATCATGCATGGGCAGTTAATAGAGAAGGCTGTGGTAGTGCTGGATCATCGCAAAATGGTAATTATCcaactgaaaataaatatgatggtgataatgataatagaaataatcaAAATGGATATCCAGGTCAAAATTCAGgatcaaatgataatataaatgataataataatgaggtAAATGATCCAGAAAATGGTTCAAACGATGCAGCAAGTAATGGTCAAAGTGGTCATCCAGGTAGTGGCCCAGGGGTGGAAGAGAATGAACATGAACATCAAGGAACAGTTGATGAAGTGCCAAAACCTCCGGGTGGTCTTTATCCACCACCTGAAAATCCACAAGAGCCTggtgaagaaaataatattccatCTAGTCCACCTGGTTATCCATCTCAACCATCGTACCCATCACAAACTTTTCCACCGAATGAAATAGAAAATTCTTCTCAGCCAACACAACCAACAGAGCCATCAAATGAAATGGAAAATTCTTCTCAGCCAATACAACCAACAGAGCCatcaaatgaaattgataaaccTTCTCAGCCAATTGATAAACCATCATCAGGATCTTTAGGACCTGCAGGAAGTTGCTCAGAAGAAGGCTTTGTCTCTGATCCTAACGattgtcataaattttatcGTTGTGTTCAAGGCGAGGGTTCATCATTaacaaaatatgaatttaCTTGTGGTGAAGGAACAGCATGGGATCAAGGTCTTTTAACTTGTAATTATGAAAGTTCTGTTTCAAGTTGTAAAGGAGGATCAAATGATGAAGGATCAAAACCTGTAGATAATAATGTCTCTACAACAGTTTCAACTGATATTACATCAACAGATATTGCCTCTAATCCCAGTCAAACTGAAGAATCTTCTATGActgataaaaatgaatctaCAACACAATTAACATCAACAGATTCATCTGATATTTCTGGAGCTAGTGGAGTTGGTCCAAATCAAGATAATGGAATACCTCCTGAACAAGCTGGTGGTTATCCTATGCCTGGTGCACCGAGTGATGCATCAACGACTATAATGCCATCAGAAGAAAACACGTCATCTGATAATTCATCACCTGATACTGGTTCAAGTACTTCAACAGGTTCAACTGTACCAGATGATAGTCAAAATGAAATATCTTCAATGACTACACCTGAATCTTCTCATGCTTCTACAGACATGTCTGGTTCATGTACGGAAGAAGGCTTTTTCAG tgatCCACAGGATTGTCATAAATTCATACGATGTGTATCCAGTGGTAAAAAGAGCTTTATCAAGTATTCCTTTACATGTGGAGAAGGAACTGCTTGGGATCAAAATCTCCAGACATGTAACTATGAGGCTTCTGTTGAAAGTTGTGGTGGACAATCTAGTAAACCAATGAATGAAGTAGACAGCTCAACACCAGAAACAGAAAAGCCAACAGAAAAGCCACCAAGTGATAGTTCAAGTTCAGAAATGCCAGAATCATCAAGCTCAGAAGCACCAAATGAATCTACAACTGAAGTATCATCAGTATCAAGTTCTGAAGATACAAATAATTCTGATGCTACAACTGAAAGTGAGCCAAGTTCAACTACACCTGATGAATCTACAACTGAAGTAACAGTATCAAGTTCTGAAGATACAAATAATTCTGATGTTACAACTGGAAGTGAGCCAAGTACAACTGCATCTAGTGAAACACCAGAAGAAACACCAAGTTATGAAACTGGCCAGAGTCCAGATTCAGAAAGTCCAAGTACAACTCAGGCAGTTGAGTCTTCAAGTGAAGCAACAACTTCAACAGAAAATAATGTCGATGATAATTCAGAATCTCCAAGTACTACTCAACAAACTGAAGAACAAACTTCTGTATCttcttcaacaacaacaacaacaacaacaacaacaactgaaaattcaaatgttgataatgataCTTCATCAATAACACCTGCAGGAAGTTCAGAATCTTCTGAAAATACACCATCAACAACTCCAAGTATGAAACCAGTACCATCTAATAATTCTGGCAAATGTACAGAAGAAGGATTCCATCCAAATCCTTCAAATTGTCGTAAATTTATAAGATGTGTTGGGGTAAATAAaggttttattaaatatgacTTTGACTGTGGACCTGGAACTGCTTGGGATCAATCTCTATTGACATGTAATTATATTGATCAAGTAGAATCTTGTAAATCAAGTGGAAATCCATCTGATTCAGGAAATGAAAAACCAACTAGTTCTGATGGCCAAAAACCAGGTGATTCTGGTGACACAAATAAACCTGGATCAAATGaagataataaagaaaataccaCTACTGAAAATTCTTCAGtatcaacaacaccaacatcaAATGATTCTTCTGattgttcaaataaaaaacccaataatacaattgtttgTAATAAAGCAGGTTTTTATCCACATCCAACAAATTGTGCTAAATTTTATCGTTGTGTTGATAATGGTAATggttttaatgtttattactTTGATTGTCCACCTGGTACTAATTTTGATCCAAGTATCAGTGTTTGTAATTATCCAGAGTCAATTTATCCTGCTAGAGATTGTAGTGGTTCATCAGATAGTGGTACTACACCATCAAGTGTATCAAAACCAACAACTCAAGAATCATCATCTAGCAGTACTACAGATAGTTTATCATCTACCActcaaaaagaagaaataagtACAGATAATACAGAAACAGGAGGAGAAACAACAACTCAAGGTGGAGAAATTACAACTGTAGGTGGAGATGTTACGACTCAAGGTGGAGAAATGACGACTGATGGTGGAGACATGACAACTGAAGGCCCAGATGTTACAACTCAAGGTGAAGAAATGACGACTTTAAGTGGAGACATGACGACTGAAGGTGGAGATGTTACAACTCAAGGTGAAGAAATGACGACTCAAAGTGAAGATGTTACGACTCAAAGTGGAGAAATTACGACTCAAAGTGGAGAAGTTACGACTCAAGGAGATGAAGGTGGATATATTACACCTGACGATggaataacaacaacaacagaaaCTAAAGAACCAGGACCAAGTACAGAAGGTGCTACTGAAAGTTCTGACGACATGACGACAACTGAAAGTTCTGATGACACGCCGATAACTGAAAGTCCCCCAGTTCCAATAACTAAACCATCTGAAGAAACAACTCCAGGTGAACCAGaagaaacaacaaaaacagaAACATCAACAATGGCTGCTGGACCCCTAGATGCTACACCATGTCCAATTGGAAATTTAACAGATGAacaaattgtattaaaatgtCCAACTGGATTTGCTCG TCATCCAAAACATTgctcattattttatcaatgcaCAACGGAAAGCaatatggaaataaaaattttaattctacgCTGTCCTGATAATACAACATTTGATGAGAAACAAATTAAATGTCTTCCTGAAGAAGAAACAGATGAAAAATGCACAACGACAAAACATTCTGAAAGATTATTCAGGCGATTAGCTAAAACATCAATTGATCCA ataaaagtATCAACAGCAAGCTTGTGCCCAGATGAAGGTCATTATCCTTATCAAAAAGGCTGTAGCAAtgcattttataaatgtaaaagaGACTCGAGAAATTCCCTTCAAGgatatttatacaaatgcCCACAAGATTATGTTTACTGGTCTGTCTCAAGACGATGTGAACGTGCCAATCGTTTGCCTGTATGTTCACAAGCTGACTATGATGACaaccaacaaataaattcatggCAAAATAGAACTGGAATACCCATTgaagattttaatttatcagcaAGAATGATTTCTATTTaa
- the LOC122858152 gene encoding zinc finger Ran-binding domain-containing protein 2 isoform X2, with product MDSAKVDEEETQQRINDGDWLCVDSQCGNINFARRNSCNRCGKDRGECSKKKKLGQEIGKVAAEKSRGLFSADDWQCSKCGNVNWARRHQCNMCNAPKFGAVEERTGYGGGYNDRGVVEYKERKNDDDDDYDEFGRRKKKRKLDRSDDDSKDSRYSTSPSRSKSDNNHHDSHVIKSNYRHQQNGAKRVRIYNEDDDRNDRNDRNDRNNRRVIEDDDKDDEDEDEEGDLSKYDLSEWEDFVPAKKSTKNCYDSSNKKHRTRHSEKWRNSRSSRK from the exons atgGATAGTGCTAAGGTTGATGAAGAAGAGACTCAACAACGTATTAATGATGGCGACTGGCTTTGCGTTGATTCACA ATGTGGTAACATCAACTTTGCTAGACGCAATTCCTGTAATCGATGTGGAAAAG ACCGAGGTGAAtgttcaaaaaagaaaaaattaggaCAAGAGATTGGAAAAGTTGCTGCTGAAAAATCAAGAGGATTATTTag tgCTGATGATTGGCAATGCAGCAAATGTGGTAATGTCAATTGGGCAAGAAGACATCAATGTAATATGTGTAATGCACCAAAATTTGGTGCAGTTGAAGAGAGAACTGGTTATGGTGGTGGCTACAATGATCGTGGTGttgttgaatataaagaaCGTAaaaatgacgatgatgatgattatgatgaatttggtagaagaaaaaaaaaaagaaaattagatAGATCAGATGATGATTCAAAAGATTCAAGATACAGCACAAGTCCATCACGTTCTAAATctgataataatcatcacGATTCTCATGTCATCAAAAgcaat tatCGTCATCAACAAAATGGAGCTAAAAGAGTACGAATTtataatgaagatgatgatagaAATGATAGAAATGATAGAAACGATAGAAATAATAGAAGAGTaattgaagatgatgataaagatgacGAAGACGAAGATGAAGAAggtgatttatcaaaatatgatCTCAGTGAATGGGAAGATTTTGTACCAGcaaaaaaaag TACCAAAAATTGTTATGATTCatctaataaaaaacatcgaacaag aCACAGCGAAAAATGGAGAAATTCAAGGTCTTCGAGAAAGtaa
- the LOC122858152 gene encoding zinc finger Ran-binding domain-containing protein 2 isoform X1, whose product MISIIEKNYSCQIDTEHMMSGKSQIKIMDSAKVDEEETQQRINDGDWLCVDSQCGNINFARRNSCNRCGKDRGECSKKKKLGQEIGKVAAEKSRGLFSADDWQCSKCGNVNWARRHQCNMCNAPKFGAVEERTGYGGGYNDRGVVEYKERKNDDDDDYDEFGRRKKKRKLDRSDDDSKDSRYSTSPSRSKSDNNHHDSHVIKSNYRHQQNGAKRVRIYNEDDDRNDRNDRNDRNNRRVIEDDDKDDEDEDEEGDLSKYDLSEWEDFVPAKKSTKNCYDSSNKKHRTRHSEKWRNSRSSRK is encoded by the exons ATGATTTcgattatagaaaaaaattattcttgtcAAATTGACACAGAGCATATGATGTCGg gGAAAAgtcaaatcaaaataatgGATAGTGCTAAGGTTGATGAAGAAGAGACTCAACAACGTATTAATGATGGCGACTGGCTTTGCGTTGATTCACA ATGTGGTAACATCAACTTTGCTAGACGCAATTCCTGTAATCGATGTGGAAAAG ACCGAGGTGAAtgttcaaaaaagaaaaaattaggaCAAGAGATTGGAAAAGTTGCTGCTGAAAAATCAAGAGGATTATTTag tgCTGATGATTGGCAATGCAGCAAATGTGGTAATGTCAATTGGGCAAGAAGACATCAATGTAATATGTGTAATGCACCAAAATTTGGTGCAGTTGAAGAGAGAACTGGTTATGGTGGTGGCTACAATGATCGTGGTGttgttgaatataaagaaCGTAaaaatgacgatgatgatgattatgatgaatttggtagaagaaaaaaaaaaagaaaattagatAGATCAGATGATGATTCAAAAGATTCAAGATACAGCACAAGTCCATCACGTTCTAAATctgataataatcatcacGATTCTCATGTCATCAAAAgcaat tatCGTCATCAACAAAATGGAGCTAAAAGAGTACGAATTtataatgaagatgatgatagaAATGATAGAAATGATAGAAACGATAGAAATAATAGAAGAGTaattgaagatgatgataaagatgacGAAGACGAAGATGAAGAAggtgatttatcaaaatatgatCTCAGTGAATGGGAAGATTTTGTACCAGcaaaaaaaag TACCAAAAATTGTTATGATTCatctaataaaaaacatcgaacaag aCACAGCGAAAAATGGAGAAATTCAAGGTCTTCGAGAAAGtaa
- the LOC122858045 gene encoding mucin-5AC-like isoform X2, protein MISKGGDNVLRHKKFIVSCLILAVFLESNNYVYGIQHQHRQSNDYQCQEEGFHADPVNCNVYYRCVNWGDNSRLSKFKFECGPGTVYSESKGYICVHPRDSERPECNELTNDLDSSLHYDQSINRQTTMSSSSSWTYGSPLPSTLSPQITTSSLPNGHKKPTKNNYNNNGYPSSNNYPGMANDKPLNNRPHGSSPPSSASGSKECQEEGFKPHPKDCNKFIRCVSNGNSYQQYEFTCGEGTVWDPSANACNHAWAVNREGCGSAGSSQNGQNSGSNDNINDNNNEVNDPENGSNDAASNGQSGHPGSGPGVEENEHEHQGTVDEVPKPPGGLYPPPENPQEPGEENNIPSSPPGYPSQPSYPSQTFPPNEIENSSQPTQPTEPSNEMENSSQPIQPTEPSNEIDKPSQPIDKPSSGSLGPAGSCSEEGFVSDPNDCHKFYRCVQGEGSSLTKYEFTCGEGTAWDQGLLTCNYESSVSSCKGGSNDEGSKPVDNNVSTTVSTDITSTDIASNPSQTEESSMTDKNESTTQLTSTDSSDISGASGVGPNQDNGIPPEQAGGYPMPGAPSDASTTIMPSEENTSSDNSSPDTGSSTSTGSTVPDDSQNEISSMTTPESSHASTDMSGSCTEEGFFSDPQDCHKFIRCVSSGKKSFIKYSFTCGEGTAWDQNLQTCNYEASVESCGGQSSKPMNEVDSSTPETEKPTEKPPSDSSSSEMPESSSSEAPNESTTEVSSVSSSEDTNNSDATTESEPSSTTPDESTTEVTVSSSEDTNNSDVTTGSEPSTTASSETPEETPSYETGQSPDSESPSTTQAVESSSEATTSTENNVDDNSESPSTTQQTEEQTSVSSSTTTTTTTTTTENSNVDNDTSSITPAGSSESSENTPSTTPSMKPVPSNNSGKCTEEGFHPNPSNCRKFIRCVGVNKGFIKYDFDCGPGTAWDQSLLTCNYIDQVESCKSSGNPSDSGNEKPTSSDGQKPGDSGDTNKPGSNEDNKENTTTENSSVSTTPTSNDSSDCSNKKPNNTIVCNKAGFYPHPTNCAKFYRCVDNGNGFNVYYFDCPPGTNFDPSISVCNYPESIYPARDCSGSSDSGTTPSSVSKPTTQESSSSSTTDSLSSTTQKEEISTDNTETGGETTTQGGEITTVGGDVTTQGGEMTTDGGDMTTEGPDVTTQGEEMTTLSGDMTTEGGDVTTQGEEMTTQSEDVTTQSGEITTQSGEVTTQGDEGGYITPDDGITTTTETKEPGPSTEGATESSDDMTTTESSDDTPITESPPVPITKPSEETTPGEPEETTKTETSTMAAGPLDATPCPIGNLTDEQIVLKCPTGFARHPKHCSLFYQCTTESNMEIKILILRCPDNTTFDEKQIKCLPEEETDEKCTTTKHSERLFRRLAKTSIDPIKVSTASLCPDEGHYPYQKGCSNAFYKCKRDSRNSLQGYLYKCPQDYVYWSVSRRCERANRLPVCSQADYDDNQQINSWQNRTGIPIEDFNLSARMISI, encoded by the exons ataattatgtTTATGGAATACAACATCAACACAGACAGTCAAATGATTATCAGTGTCAAGAAGAAGGTTTTCATGCTGATCCAGTTAATTGTAATGTTTATTATAGATGTGTTAATTGGGGTGATAATAGTCgtttaagtaaatttaaatttgaatgtgGTCCTGGTACAGTTTATTCTGAAAGTAAAGGATATATTTGTGTTCATCCACGTGATAGTGAAAGACCAGAGTGTAATGAATTGACAAATGATCTTGATTCAAGTTTACATTAtgatcaatcaattaataGACAAACTACAAtgtcttcatcatcatcatggaCATATGGATCACCATTACCAAGTACTTTATCACCTCAAATTACAACATCTTCATTGCCAAATGGACATAAAAAACcaacgaaaaataattacaataataatggatatccttcatcaaataattatccAGGAATGGCAAATGACAAGCCATTAAACAATAGACCACATGgatcatcaccaccatcatctGCCAGTGGATCAAAAGAATGTCAAGAGGAAGGTTTTAAACCTCATCCCAAGGactgtaataaatttataagatGTGTCAGTAATGGTAATTCATATCAACAATATGAATTTACATGTGGTGAAGGAACTGTTTGGGATCCTTCAGCAAATGCATGTAATCATGCATGGGCAGTTAATAGAGAAGGCTGTGGTAGTGCTGGATCATCGCAAAATG GTCAAAATTCAGgatcaaatgataatataaatgataataataatgaggtAAATGATCCAGAAAATGGTTCAAACGATGCAGCAAGTAATGGTCAAAGTGGTCATCCAGGTAGTGGCCCAGGGGTGGAAGAGAATGAACATGAACATCAAGGAACAGTTGATGAAGTGCCAAAACCTCCGGGTGGTCTTTATCCACCACCTGAAAATCCACAAGAGCCTggtgaagaaaataatattccatCTAGTCCACCTGGTTATCCATCTCAACCATCGTACCCATCACAAACTTTTCCACCGAATGAAATAGAAAATTCTTCTCAGCCAACACAACCAACAGAGCCATCAAATGAAATGGAAAATTCTTCTCAGCCAATACAACCAACAGAGCCatcaaatgaaattgataaaccTTCTCAGCCAATTGATAAACCATCATCAGGATCTTTAGGACCTGCAGGAAGTTGCTCAGAAGAAGGCTTTGTCTCTGATCCTAACGattgtcataaattttatcGTTGTGTTCAAGGCGAGGGTTCATCATTaacaaaatatgaatttaCTTGTGGTGAAGGAACAGCATGGGATCAAGGTCTTTTAACTTGTAATTATGAAAGTTCTGTTTCAAGTTGTAAAGGAGGATCAAATGATGAAGGATCAAAACCTGTAGATAATAATGTCTCTACAACAGTTTCAACTGATATTACATCAACAGATATTGCCTCTAATCCCAGTCAAACTGAAGAATCTTCTATGActgataaaaatgaatctaCAACACAATTAACATCAACAGATTCATCTGATATTTCTGGAGCTAGTGGAGTTGGTCCAAATCAAGATAATGGAATACCTCCTGAACAAGCTGGTGGTTATCCTATGCCTGGTGCACCGAGTGATGCATCAACGACTATAATGCCATCAGAAGAAAACACGTCATCTGATAATTCATCACCTGATACTGGTTCAAGTACTTCAACAGGTTCAACTGTACCAGATGATAGTCAAAATGAAATATCTTCAATGACTACACCTGAATCTTCTCATGCTTCTACAGACATGTCTGGTTCATGTACGGAAGAAGGCTTTTTCAG tgatCCACAGGATTGTCATAAATTCATACGATGTGTATCCAGTGGTAAAAAGAGCTTTATCAAGTATTCCTTTACATGTGGAGAAGGAACTGCTTGGGATCAAAATCTCCAGACATGTAACTATGAGGCTTCTGTTGAAAGTTGTGGTGGACAATCTAGTAAACCAATGAATGAAGTAGACAGCTCAACACCAGAAACAGAAAAGCCAACAGAAAAGCCACCAAGTGATAGTTCAAGTTCAGAAATGCCAGAATCATCAAGCTCAGAAGCACCAAATGAATCTACAACTGAAGTATCATCAGTATCAAGTTCTGAAGATACAAATAATTCTGATGCTACAACTGAAAGTGAGCCAAGTTCAACTACACCTGATGAATCTACAACTGAAGTAACAGTATCAAGTTCTGAAGATACAAATAATTCTGATGTTACAACTGGAAGTGAGCCAAGTACAACTGCATCTAGTGAAACACCAGAAGAAACACCAAGTTATGAAACTGGCCAGAGTCCAGATTCAGAAAGTCCAAGTACAACTCAGGCAGTTGAGTCTTCAAGTGAAGCAACAACTTCAACAGAAAATAATGTCGATGATAATTCAGAATCTCCAAGTACTACTCAACAAACTGAAGAACAAACTTCTGTATCttcttcaacaacaacaacaacaacaacaacaacaactgaaaattcaaatgttgataatgataCTTCATCAATAACACCTGCAGGAAGTTCAGAATCTTCTGAAAATACACCATCAACAACTCCAAGTATGAAACCAGTACCATCTAATAATTCTGGCAAATGTACAGAAGAAGGATTCCATCCAAATCCTTCAAATTGTCGTAAATTTATAAGATGTGTTGGGGTAAATAAaggttttattaaatatgacTTTGACTGTGGACCTGGAACTGCTTGGGATCAATCTCTATTGACATGTAATTATATTGATCAAGTAGAATCTTGTAAATCAAGTGGAAATCCATCTGATTCAGGAAATGAAAAACCAACTAGTTCTGATGGCCAAAAACCAGGTGATTCTGGTGACACAAATAAACCTGGATCAAATGaagataataaagaaaataccaCTACTGAAAATTCTTCAGtatcaacaacaccaacatcaAATGATTCTTCTGattgttcaaataaaaaacccaataatacaattgtttgTAATAAAGCAGGTTTTTATCCACATCCAACAAATTGTGCTAAATTTTATCGTTGTGTTGATAATGGTAATggttttaatgtttattactTTGATTGTCCACCTGGTACTAATTTTGATCCAAGTATCAGTGTTTGTAATTATCCAGAGTCAATTTATCCTGCTAGAGATTGTAGTGGTTCATCAGATAGTGGTACTACACCATCAAGTGTATCAAAACCAACAACTCAAGAATCATCATCTAGCAGTACTACAGATAGTTTATCATCTACCActcaaaaagaagaaataagtACAGATAATACAGAAACAGGAGGAGAAACAACAACTCAAGGTGGAGAAATTACAACTGTAGGTGGAGATGTTACGACTCAAGGTGGAGAAATGACGACTGATGGTGGAGACATGACAACTGAAGGCCCAGATGTTACAACTCAAGGTGAAGAAATGACGACTTTAAGTGGAGACATGACGACTGAAGGTGGAGATGTTACAACTCAAGGTGAAGAAATGACGACTCAAAGTGAAGATGTTACGACTCAAAGTGGAGAAATTACGACTCAAAGTGGAGAAGTTACGACTCAAGGAGATGAAGGTGGATATATTACACCTGACGATggaataacaacaacaacagaaaCTAAAGAACCAGGACCAAGTACAGAAGGTGCTACTGAAAGTTCTGACGACATGACGACAACTGAAAGTTCTGATGACACGCCGATAACTGAAAGTCCCCCAGTTCCAATAACTAAACCATCTGAAGAAACAACTCCAGGTGAACCAGaagaaacaacaaaaacagaAACATCAACAATGGCTGCTGGACCCCTAGATGCTACACCATGTCCAATTGGAAATTTAACAGATGAacaaattgtattaaaatgtCCAACTGGATTTGCTCG TCATCCAAAACATTgctcattattttatcaatgcaCAACGGAAAGCaatatggaaataaaaattttaattctacgCTGTCCTGATAATACAACATTTGATGAGAAACAAATTAAATGTCTTCCTGAAGAAGAAACAGATGAAAAATGCACAACGACAAAACATTCTGAAAGATTATTCAGGCGATTAGCTAAAACATCAATTGATCCA ataaaagtATCAACAGCAAGCTTGTGCCCAGATGAAGGTCATTATCCTTATCAAAAAGGCTGTAGCAAtgcattttataaatgtaaaagaGACTCGAGAAATTCCCTTCAAGgatatttatacaaatgcCCACAAGATTATGTTTACTGGTCTGTCTCAAGACGATGTGAACGTGCCAATCGTTTGCCTGTATGTTCACAAGCTGACTATGATGACaaccaacaaataaattcatggCAAAATAGAACTGGAATACCCATTgaagattttaatttatcagcaAGAATGATTTCTATTTaa